The Pongo abelii isolate AG06213 chromosome 21, NHGRI_mPonAbe1-v2.0_pri, whole genome shotgun sequence genome has a window encoding:
- the PI3 gene encoding elafin precursor (The RefSeq protein has 1 substitution compared to this genomic sequence), with protein MRASSFLIVVVFLIAGTLVVEAAVTGVPVKGQDTVKGRVPFNGQDPVKGQVSVKGQDRVKGQGPVKGPVSTKPGFCPNILIRCAMLNPPNRCLKDTDCPGIKKCCEGSCGMACFVPQ; from the exons ATGAGGGCCAGCAGCTTCTTGATCGTGGTGGTGTTCCTCATCGCTGGGACGCTGGTTGTAGAGGCAGCTGTCACGGGAG TTCCTGTTAAAGGTCAAGACACTGTCAAAGGCCGTGTTCCATTCAATGGACAAGACCCCGTTAAAGGACAAGTTTCAGTTAAAGGTCAAGATAGAGTCAAAGGGCAAGGGCCAGTCAAAGGTCCAGTCTCCACTAAGCCTGGCTCCTGCCCCAATATCTTGATCCGGTGTGCCATGTTGAATCCCCCTAACCGCTGCTTGAAAGATACTGACTGCCCAGGAATCAAGAAGTGCTGTGAAGGCTCTTGTGGGATGGCCTGTTTCGTTCCACAGTGA